The proteins below are encoded in one region of Sedimentibacter sp. zth1:
- a CDS encoding LTA synthase family protein — protein MKKFKQFMINNNSIIIDILYYIYFIISICVKVFYLQFTTGLSINSSYYHDINVNAIRAAMCIVLIIFSLFFLIFKKKRNGALFVVNIILSVLFLADTLYFRYYQLPLSVSLLYQLKLISDIGGSTGSLFKIKDIIFFIDLPVYIIFALTKRKFKKNYPVKVIKRRYAFVASIIIFAAASLMFNNIYKNVNVSLHAYDRNYAAKDLSILYYHYYDFKTFMDDEIQRKKAVTDEEKETVTSYFKNKNNEKIKNPLYNGIAKDRNLIIVQVEALQNFVIEKTINDQEITPFLNAMINDKDTIYMDNIYHQVAGGNTADAEFLVNNSLYPVGSGAVYFRYPNNLYNSLPKAMIKNGYKTYAAHAYKPSFWNRQKFYSNVGFETFYHLYSYDLDEIIGWAVSDESFFRQTLNKINIDDKFYSFNVTLSSHHPYDAFIGMDNLDVGEYQGKQVGNYLKGARYDDYALEKLFDMLKEKGLYDNSVIVIYGDHSAIFEDQASDLTKFLDIEYNDYNWKKIQQIPVFIHVPDSDINQRISNIGGQIDILPTVSNLLGIDMPYALGKDMLNLPNGEGYAVLRYSSVMTDKYMYLNETSTVYDMETGKELNKDEYINDIRKKLIDLKVSDIIINKDYFRKINK, from the coding sequence ATGAAAAAATTTAAACAGTTTATGATTAATAATAATTCTATTATTATAGATATTCTATATTATATTTACTTTATAATTTCAATTTGTGTAAAGGTATTTTATTTGCAATTTACTACAGGCTTAAGTATTAATAGTTCTTATTACCACGATATAAATGTAAATGCTATACGCGCAGCGATGTGTATTGTACTTATAATTTTTTCTTTGTTTTTCTTGATATTTAAGAAGAAAAGAAATGGTGCATTATTTGTAGTTAATATTATACTAAGTGTGTTGTTTTTAGCAGATACGTTGTATTTTAGATATTATCAATTACCTTTAAGTGTATCACTTCTATATCAACTAAAACTAATTAGTGATATTGGAGGTAGCACAGGAAGCTTATTTAAAATTAAAGATATTATATTTTTTATAGATTTACCTGTATATATAATTTTTGCATTAACAAAAAGAAAATTCAAGAAAAATTATCCTGTAAAAGTTATAAAAAGAAGATATGCCTTTGTAGCATCTATTATTATTTTTGCCGCTGCATCACTTATGTTTAATAATATTTATAAAAATGTTAATGTTTCATTGCATGCGTATGATAGAAACTATGCAGCAAAGGATTTAAGTATATTATATTATCATTACTATGATTTTAAAACATTTATGGATGATGAGATACAAAGAAAGAAGGCTGTGACTGATGAAGAAAAAGAAACAGTCACAAGTTATTTTAAAAATAAAAACAATGAAAAAATTAAAAATCCGTTGTACAATGGTATAGCAAAAGATAGAAATTTGATAATTGTTCAAGTTGAGGCATTGCAGAATTTTGTTATTGAAAAAACAATCAATGACCAAGAAATTACTCCATTTTTAAATGCTATGATAAACGATAAGGATACTATATATATGGATAATATTTACCATCAGGTTGCAGGTGGTAACACAGCAGATGCAGAGTTTTTGGTAAATAACTCCTTATATCCAGTTGGTTCGGGTGCTGTATACTTTAGATATCCAAATAATTTATATAATTCTTTACCAAAAGCCATGATAAAAAATGGTTACAAAACATATGCAGCACATGCTTATAAACCATCATTTTGGAACAGACAAAAATTCTATAGCAATGTTGGATTCGAAACGTTCTACCATTTATATTCATATGATTTAGATGAAATAATTGGTTGGGCTGTAAGTGATGAATCGTTTTTTAGACAAACACTAAATAAAATTAATATAGATGACAAGTTTTACTCTTTTAATGTAACACTAAGTAGCCATCATCCTTATGATGCTTTTATTGGTATGGATAACTTAGATGTTGGAGAATATCAAGGCAAACAGGTAGGAAATTATCTAAAGGGTGCAAGATATGATGATTATGCACTAGAAAAATTATTTGATATGTTAAAGGAAAAAGGATTATATGACAATTCTGTCATTGTAATTTACGGAGACCATTCAGCTATATTTGAAGATCAAGCTAGTGATTTAACTAAATTCTTAGATATAGAGTATAACGATTATAATTGGAAGAAAATTCAGCAAATACCTGTATTTATTCATGTTCCAGATAGTGATATAAACCAAAGAATATCTAATATTGGAGGTCAAATTGATATATTGCCAACAGTAAGCAATCTTTTAGGTATAGATATGCCTTATGCTTTAGGTAAGGATATGTTAAACCTACCAAATGGAGAGGGATACGCAGTATTGAGATATAGCTCAGTTATGACTGATAAATATATGTATTTGAACGAAACATCTACTGTTTATGATATGGAAACAGGAAAAGAGTTAAATAAAGACGAATATATTAATGATATTCGTAAAAAGTTAATTGACTTAAAGGTTTCAGACATAATAATTAATAAGGATTATTTTAGAAAAATTAACAAATAA
- a CDS encoding DUF5693 family protein → MKKIFNYNNFNKVAIILIVLSLVVGFYTAFQRISFESNYKTVEISMDFEETEKFANQTDSDIKFWLDKFSELGTESVVIQEETINSLIKDGKKIKTYFVSELSKDLNWEADMPTRLVHDIENNKLSANDVIVTTKDKEVFDYIVKGLKLRYTSEIYDVYEDNGVKFIVLKGIVDDVYYSSSATIYNVFGKSVASIKKVVDSRLLNIGIGYSEEKINLAKDSNLDVILRPINYPRFTGNLVEAYQSENEKYGIIPRVYLAYGKEILGYPENTDEFKEFVKENNISSVLVETGTQRENLKQKGLNELVEDTNYETVRAFTMWDWIRQKYQVYGYNGAEEIENSLYRAVTERNIRFILFKPFFEGSNKYLTDVDEYERTFNSLSDRLDAHDMSFGKANPITDFHVGNLRLGILCVGVALASVFLFNSVFKIKNLFGKILYLLALCSFFAPFVSRNLSSTLFALLAAIAFSGLAIYYFMSMIKKIKTSNKNLGTLQVILKSTIILVVTSLLSLFGAIFIVSILADVKYMLELDIFRGVKAAQLMPILIFLLILIIQFINNNSKNNNLRKTLSPIKKLLDANIKVYYIILAGILMVIGYVYIARTGHETNVQPSELELIIRNFLENVLIARPRTKEFLIAFPALFAAVFAANKKIPFLTEVSMLLAVIGTSSIINTFCHIRTPLYLSIDRTFISIGFGIIIGCIAIIILNGIYKIYTKVQERLN, encoded by the coding sequence ATGAAGAAAATATTTAATTACAATAATTTTAATAAAGTTGCTATCATATTGATAGTTCTTAGCTTGGTAGTAGGTTTTTATACAGCTTTTCAAAGAATTTCTTTTGAAAGCAATTATAAAACTGTTGAAATTTCTATGGATTTTGAAGAAACGGAGAAGTTTGCAAATCAAACTGATTCAGACATAAAGTTTTGGTTAGACAAATTTAGTGAATTAGGGACAGAGTCAGTTGTTATTCAAGAGGAAACAATTAACTCACTTATAAAAGATGGAAAAAAAATTAAAACATATTTTGTGAGTGAATTGTCAAAAGATTTGAATTGGGAAGCTGATATGCCAACTAGACTAGTTCATGATATAGAAAATAATAAATTATCTGCTAATGATGTTATTGTTACTACAAAAGATAAAGAAGTTTTCGATTATATTGTAAAGGGATTGAAGTTGAGATATACATCGGAAATTTATGATGTTTATGAAGATAATGGTGTTAAATTTATTGTTCTTAAAGGAATTGTTGATGATGTATATTATAGTTCATCTGCAACTATATACAATGTTTTTGGTAAATCTGTTGCAAGTATTAAAAAAGTTGTAGATTCAAGACTTTTAAATATAGGTATTGGATATTCAGAAGAAAAAATTAATTTAGCAAAAGATAGTAACTTAGATGTTATTTTAAGACCGATAAATTATCCGAGATTTACTGGAAATCTAGTAGAGGCTTATCAATCGGAAAATGAAAAATACGGAATTATCCCAAGAGTATACTTAGCTTATGGTAAAGAAATTTTGGGATATCCTGAAAACACTGATGAATTTAAAGAATTTGTTAAAGAAAACAATATTAGCTCTGTTTTAGTTGAAACTGGAACTCAAAGAGAAAACTTAAAGCAAAAAGGGTTGAATGAGTTAGTTGAAGATACTAATTATGAAACTGTTAGAGCATTTACTATGTGGGACTGGATAAGACAAAAATATCAAGTCTATGGGTATAATGGAGCAGAAGAAATAGAAAATTCTCTTTACAGAGCTGTGACAGAAAGAAATATTAGATTTATATTGTTTAAACCGTTCTTTGAAGGTAGTAATAAGTATTTAACTGATGTTGATGAGTACGAAAGAACATTTAATTCATTATCAGATAGATTAGATGCTCATGACATGTCTTTTGGTAAAGCTAACCCTATAACTGATTTCCACGTTGGTAATTTAAGACTTGGAATATTGTGTGTCGGTGTTGCTTTAGCAAGTGTGTTCTTGTTTAATAGTGTTTTTAAAATCAAAAATTTATTTGGCAAAATATTATATTTACTAGCATTATGTTCTTTCTTTGCACCTTTTGTTTCAAGAAATTTATCATCAACTTTATTTGCTTTATTGGCAGCTATTGCATTTTCAGGGCTTGCAATATACTATTTTATGTCAATGATTAAAAAAATTAAAACAAGTAATAAAAACTTAGGCACTTTACAGGTTATACTAAAGTCTACTATTATTTTAGTTGTGACAAGTTTATTAAGTTTATTTGGTGCAATATTTATAGTTTCAATTTTAGCAGATGTAAAATATATGTTAGAGCTAGATATATTTAGAGGTGTAAAAGCGGCTCAATTGATGCCAATATTGATATTCTTATTGATTTTAATTATACAATTTATCAATAATAATTCTAAAAATAATAACTTAAGAAAAACACTAAGTCCAATTAAAAAGTTATTAGATGCTAATATAAAAGTCTATTATATCATATTGGCTGGAATATTGATGGTTATTGGTTATGTATACATTGCTAGAACAGGTCATGAAACTAATGTGCAACCATCTGAACTTGAGTTAATTATAAGAAACTTTTTAGAGAATGTGCTTATAGCAAGACCTAGAACCAAGGAATTTTTAATAGCATTTCCCGCTTTATTTGCTGCAGTATTTGCAGCGAACAAGAAAATTCCGTTTTTGACTGAAGTAAGTATGCTTTTAGCAGTTATTGGAACATCTTCAATAATTAATACATTCTGCCACATTAGAACGCCTTTATATCTTTCTATTGATAGAACATTTATTTCAATAGGTTTTGGTATAATTATTGGCTGTATTGCAATAATTATATTAAATGGTATTTATAAAATTTATACAAAGGTACAGGAGCGATTAAATTGA
- the csaB gene encoding polysaccharide pyruvyl transferase CsaB: protein MKNILLAGYYGFGNLGDEAILEMFLELFKNSKNIDKVTVLSGNATETKDKYNVNAIGRYDIASVFSNLLKSDVLVFGGGSLLQDVTSKRSIYYYLSLIVLAKMLRKKVILLSQGIGPIHESNFKNVGRVLKKADIITVRDYKSIEILESMNVKKERIKFSADPVIDLCSESKIFKTSGKKKVCFSLRNWKDLDLKNDVCNVVERLYKNDIECTFICFHHNIDSKLLEELEEILGEKAIFIKNRLSTKNVLDIIKNMDVLVGVRLHALILAASAFVPFIALSYDPKIDEFLKCLDLESFTDMNHVNSIDSDALYGEIINKINNKDEEQLKLEKSVNELRKTLDVNVKIIEDI from the coding sequence TTGAAAAATATACTGTTAGCAGGATATTATGGTTTTGGAAACTTAGGGGATGAAGCAATACTTGAAATGTTTTTAGAATTATTTAAGAATAGCAAAAACATTGATAAAGTTACCGTTTTATCTGGAAATGCAACAGAAACAAAAGATAAATATAACGTAAATGCAATTGGTAGATATGATATTGCTAGTGTGTTTTCAAATTTATTGAAATCAGATGTTCTAGTTTTTGGTGGCGGCAGTTTGCTGCAAGATGTAACTAGCAAAAGAAGTATCTATTATTACTTATCATTGATTGTTTTAGCTAAAATGCTAAGAAAAAAAGTTATATTGTTAAGTCAGGGAATTGGACCTATTCATGAGTCTAATTTCAAAAATGTTGGAAGAGTGTTAAAAAAGGCAGATATAATTACAGTTCGTGATTATAAATCTATAGAGATATTGGAAAGCATGAATGTTAAAAAAGAAAGAATAAAGTTTTCGGCAGACCCAGTTATTGATTTATGCTCTGAAAGTAAAATTTTTAAAACAAGTGGTAAGAAAAAGGTTTGTTTTTCACTTAGAAACTGGAAAGACCTAGATTTAAAAAATGATGTTTGCAATGTAGTTGAAAGATTATATAAAAATGATATCGAATGTACTTTTATATGTTTTCATCATAATATAGACTCTAAGCTTTTAGAGGAGTTAGAAGAAATATTAGGAGAAAAGGCAATATTTATTAAAAATAGATTATCCACAAAAAATGTATTAGATATAATTAAAAACATGGATGTACTTGTTGGAGTAAGATTGCATGCTTTGATATTAGCGGCATCAGCATTTGTACCATTTATTGCATTATCATACGATCCAAAGATTGATGAGTTCTTAAAATGCTTGGATTTAGAATCATTTACTGATATGAATCATGTAAACTCAATTGATAGCGATGCATTGTATGGTGAAATTATCAATAAAATTAACAATAAAGACGAAGAACAATTAAAGCTTGAAAAAAGTGTTAACGAATTAAGAAAAACATTGGATGTAAATGTTAAAATAATAGAAGATATTTAG
- a CDS encoding WecB/TagA/CpsF family glycosyltransferase, with the protein MDKINIMGTRINNINMEEAVKMCDDTIDNNEKFIIYTPNSEIIMIAKDDDEFRNLLNNSDINIPDGIGLIYASKIKKMPLKEKVAGYDLSFNLIKLANKKKLKLYIVGGKPGVAQKAAQKINEKYPNVNVAGTNDGYFKGTHLGMPGHEEEKKVIQDINSKSPDILFVGFGAKKQEQWIETNKDKIDCKVFIGNGGTIDGIAGNVKRAPDIFIKLGLEWFYRLMKDPSRIKRQILLPKFMLAVMFGGKNVVKESK; encoded by the coding sequence ATGGATAAAATTAATATTATGGGTACTAGAATAAATAATATCAATATGGAAGAAGCAGTAAAAATGTGTGATGATACGATTGACAATAACGAGAAATTTATCATATATACACCGAATTCTGAAATTATAATGATTGCAAAAGATGATGATGAGTTTAGAAATTTACTAAATAATTCTGATATAAATATACCTGATGGTATAGGACTTATATATGCTTCTAAAATAAAAAAAATGCCTCTAAAAGAAAAAGTGGCAGGATATGATTTATCTTTTAACCTTATAAAATTAGCAAATAAGAAAAAATTAAAATTATATATAGTTGGTGGTAAACCAGGTGTAGCACAAAAGGCTGCTCAAAAGATAAATGAAAAGTACCCGAATGTTAATGTGGCTGGTACAAATGATGGATACTTTAAAGGAACACACTTAGGTATGCCAGGCCACGAAGAGGAAAAAAAAGTAATACAAGATATAAATTCTAAATCGCCAGATATATTATTTGTTGGATTCGGAGCTAAAAAGCAAGAGCAATGGATTGAGACAAATAAAGATAAAATAGATTGCAAAGTTTTTATAGGTAATGGTGGTACTATTGATGGTATAGCAGGAAATGTTAAAAGAGCACCTGATATTTTCATTAAGCTTGGTTTGGAATGGTTTTATAGATTAATGAAAGATCCATCTAGGATTAAAAGACAGATACTTTTACCTAAATTTATGTTAGCGGTTATGTTTGGCGGCAAAAATGTTGTAAAAGAATCAAAATAA
- the fsa gene encoding fructose-6-phosphate aldolase, with product MKLFIDTANIEDIIKANDMGIICGVTTNPTLIAKEGRNFHETIKEIASIVDGPISAEVIATESDKMVEEALVLAALHKNVIVKIPMTDEGLKAVKILSAKNIKTNVTLIFSAAQALLAAKAGATYVSPFAGRLDDIGFDGIKLIEEIVSIFENYNAINTQIIAASIRNPIHVTRAAEVGCHIATVPFKILNQMLMHPLTDKGIQQFLSDWENKFN from the coding sequence ATGAAACTATTTATTGATACAGCAAATATAGAAGATATTATAAAAGCAAATGATATGGGTATAATATGTGGAGTAACTACAAATCCTACGCTAATTGCAAAAGAGGGAAGAAATTTTCACGAAACAATAAAGGAAATAGCATCAATAGTAGATGGACCAATTAGTGCTGAGGTAATAGCTACTGAATCAGACAAAATGGTAGAAGAAGCGTTAGTATTAGCAGCGCTTCATAAAAATGTTATTGTAAAAATACCTATGACAGATGAAGGACTTAAAGCAGTAAAAATTCTTTCAGCTAAAAATATTAAAACAAATGTTACTCTTATATTTTCAGCAGCACAAGCTTTACTTGCAGCTAAAGCTGGAGCAACTTATGTTAGTCCATTTGCAGGACGTTTAGATGATATAGGATTTGATGGTATTAAATTAATTGAAGAAATAGTAAGTATATTTGAAAACTATAATGCTATTAATACTCAAATCATTGCTGCTAGTATCAGAAACCCTATACATGTAACACGTGCAGCTGAAGTTGGCTGTCATATAGCAACAGTACCATTTAAAATATTAAATCAAATGTTAATGCATCCTTTAACTGACAAGGGAATTCAACAATTTTTATCTGACTGGGAAAATAAATTTAATTAA
- a CDS encoding transketolase — translation MSYTQLENIATSIRRSIVQMVHDASSGHPGGSLSAVEIVTYLYFKEMNINTPDDENRDRFILSKGHAAPVLYSTLAEKGFIDKESLKTLRRINSKMQGHPDMRKVSGVEVSTGSLGQGLSIGNGMAMGFKMDKKPNRVFVLLGDGEIQEGMVWEAAMFAGHNKLNNVTAILDHNGLQIDGKNEDVVTVEPLDKKFEAFGWHVIKVDGHDFVAIENAFEERKKITDKPVMIIAQTVKGKGVSFMENNPGWHGKAPSDEELQIALNELGGTK, via the coding sequence ATGAGTTATACACAATTAGAAAACATAGCTACTAGTATTAGAAGAAGTATAGTTCAAATGGTACATGATGCATCAAGTGGACATCCAGGTGGTTCATTATCAGCTGTTGAAATTGTAACATATCTATACTTTAAAGAAATGAATATCAATACACCTGATGATGAAAACAGAGATAGATTTATACTATCAAAGGGTCATGCAGCACCTGTATTGTATTCGACGTTAGCTGAAAAAGGGTTTATAGATAAAGAATCTTTAAAAACACTTAGAAGAATTAATTCTAAGATGCAAGGTCACCCTGATATGAGAAAAGTTAGTGGAGTTGAAGTTTCAACAGGTTCATTAGGTCAAGGATTGTCAATTGGAAATGGTATGGCAATGGGATTTAAAATGGACAAAAAGCCTAACAGAGTATTTGTATTATTAGGTGATGGAGAGATACAAGAAGGCATGGTTTGGGAAGCAGCAATGTTTGCTGGACATAATAAACTAAACAATGTTACAGCTATTTTAGACCACAATGGTCTACAAATTGATGGTAAAAATGAAGATGTAGTAACTGTAGAGCCTTTAGATAAAAAATTTGAAGCTTTTGGATGGCATGTAATAAAAGTAGATGGACATGATTTTGTAGCTATTGAAAATGCTTTTGAAGAAAGAAAAAAAATAACTGATAAGCCTGTAATGATAATTGCACAAACAGTTAAAGGAAAAGGCGTATCATTTATGGAAAACAATCCAGGATGGCATGGTAAGGCTCCTAGTGATGAAGAATTACAAATTGCTTTAAATGAATTAGGAGGTACTAAATAA